The Methanobacteriales archaeon HGW-Methanobacteriales-1 sequence AGTGAAGGGCAGAACTTTTACGATGATTAAAAAAATTATATAAATGTCAGTCTATATTAATAATGTTTAATTAGAATTATATAATGTTATCCGTCTAATTATAATAAAGTTTAATAAATTAGAAAATATGTCTTTTATATCTTTAATTTGGGCGAATGGGTATGAACAAAGAAGTTAACTTAATAAAATATTGTAATTGGTGTGGTGATCCTTTTGAGGTAAAATCACCCAATCAGAAATATTGTCCATCCCATGAGAAGGATTGCAGTAAAGAAGCTAAGAGTGAAAGCTGGCGTAAAGCTTCCAATAATTATAGGAATAACTATAAAAACGTTTTAAATATTTCACAAGTGTATAAACTTGGATCTGGATGGCTGAGTAGCACACCAAAAAATGATTTTAATGAAGAATATCAGGCTATTCAGAAAGAAAAGAAGCGGTTAAATATTAATGGCATAGCAATAGGGTTACCTTTATGGGTACAGATGACAGCTGGATTGTCTATGCGAAACTTCCTACCCCGGGTAAATTTTTCCATGGGAGAAATTTGGCCACTTTTAATAGCTTTATTGGCATTTATAGTCTTTGTTCTGATTTTGGGATACCATTATAAATAATACTATTTTTCTTTTTTATATAATTATTAATCTTAAAAATTAAAAAGTGGCAGGCATTATAAACCTGCTCTTTCCACAATTACATCGGCCACATCTTTGGCGGATTTAAATGGGAAATCTTCTGCAGTCAGTACTTCGCCAGCATCGCCCGCTTTAAGTTTAACATCTCCAGATTTACAGGTGGTTTCTGCTCCATCTGGAAATGCTCCCAAAAGTGCTTCAGGTGTTGCTATAGGAAAATCTGCTCCAGCTAAGGCCCCAACAATTTGTGCATGTATTTCTTCTTTAACTGCCATTTTTTCATCTCCTTATTATTTTACTTACACTATAACTATAGTTAAATTAGAAATATATACTAAACCGTCATTAAAATGTACTAAGTATATTTCAATACACAAACATGACCTTTAAGGTCAAGATAGAAACCTTTATCATTTATTTTAATAAGAATAAACATATGGAAAATGTGAATGAAATGAATAATCCGCAGATTTATGACAGTAAAGCCAAATTAGAGGCCATACACCAGGATATTAAACGTTTGATGGAAAGATCCAATCAAGAATATCTGGATCTAATGTTAGCTAATTTTAAAAAGGATTTTATCAATTCACTCACAGATTATGTGACCGATGACATAGAAATAAGCTTGGAAAGAGGTATGGTGGACCCTTGTGAAATGAGGCCAACCTGCAAATCACGATTCACAGAATTCTTGAACAATAATGCAGATCTCATCAAGCAAGATTCAGTTTCCAAAGAAATCATAGACGAAAAAAAGGCAGAACTAAGTGAAATAAGAAAAAGCGCACCCTTTGATAAGTGTGATGTTTGTTTTTCAGAGGTTAACACAGTTTTTGACAAGCAATTAAATCTTATTAGCTCACGTCAAATATACCAGGCAGAGAAAGAAGAAAAACCAGATATTTCCACTATTCCCGAAGAAATCATGGTTAAAACTGTACTCGAACCTTTATCCAATAAGCAAAGACTACAAATACTCAAATCTATGGCCTCTGAGACAAAATCCTTTTCTGCTCTTTCTGAGTTAACGGGCCTTCGTGGAGGTAATTTACTCTTCCACATACAAAAATTAGTGGAAAGTGAACTCATACTACAGCGCCACGAACGAGGCGATTACATGATTACTAATAAAGGATTCAATCTACTAATAATGCTGGCTGATTTTTATAAATTTTTGGAAAATGAATAATGTTATGTTTTTTATTCTTCTTGGTTCATGAATGATTTAATCACCAGAAATAAAAGATATTAACATGAACTTGTCATTATATGCAGAGCTGATGT is a genomic window containing:
- a CDS encoding ArsR family transcriptional regulator, translating into MENVNEMNNPQIYDSKAKLEAIHQDIKRLMERSNQEYLDLMLANFKKDFINSLTDYVTDDIEISLERGMVDPCEMRPTCKSRFTEFLNNNADLIKQDSVSKEIIDEKKAELSEIRKSAPFDKCDVCFSEVNTVFDKQLNLISSRQIYQAEKEEKPDISTIPEEIMVKTVLEPLSNKQRLQILKSMASETKSFSALSELTGLRGGNLLFHIQKLVESELILQRHERGDYMITNKGFNLLIMLADFYKFLENE